One Citrus sinensis cultivar Valencia sweet orange chromosome 5, DVS_A1.0, whole genome shotgun sequence genomic window, TTATGAAGATGTGATCAAATTCATGTGAGACGAGAAAAAATGAACTATGATGCAGAATCCTACAAATACTTGGAAAAAATGTTGTAGCTTTTGATCACGGATCTAAGATTTTTAGAATTGTccaaagcctaaatatatggATACAGAGAGGCTTCTTGATGTCAGGCAACAGAGTATGcaccttaattaattaaattcatttaatgtTAGTGCCAGCAGTGACATATAAAGACTTACCAATTTAAGGACTTGCATGTAACTTGTCTACGATCAGTAAGGTCTTTTGCCCTATTCCAACACAATGGTGATATTGAAGATAGACCATTCTTGGACGCAATATACTGATCAAAGCAAGAATATGCGTTTTTTCAAGATGCATATGCATATAAATCAGAGAGCTTTCATTAAAACTGGACGTATCATAGAGAAACTACCAATACTACAAAAGCTATGAAATAGGTGCATGTACATCAAAATTGTGGCATTTACTTAAGTGACAGATagcaattggaaaaaaaagaataagtaGAGTTAAATCTTCTCACATGGAACAAGTAACCTCCTTGCATTACATTTCATGCGAAGCACTGATTGCAGCAGAAGGACGAAACATTAACTTCTTCTTTACATAAGAAGAATTCCATTCCCCACCATCCTGTGCATAATAATCCATAGGATAATCACCATCTCCGTCACaatttttatcttcatttcCACATCCACCACATGATTTACTCTCctccctctccctctccctctccctctccTTGTCCCTTTCCCACCACCCAGGTATGACTCCAAGTGCAATTTCAGCCTCAAAAGGAGTCAAAAGTGGCTTTGTAAACGCATCTCCCCAATCAATGGACAATCTCGGACAAGCAATTTGAATCCAAGCATCCACACTGTCTTCAAACAACGCCACTCTTGCAGGACTGATCTCCGACATCATAATGACAACGTAATCAAACCCTTTCTTTTCCATTCTCTTCTGCAACCTTTCCAAAATTCTCGGATTCCCTTGCCTTCCCAATGTACCCAACACAATTCCCCAAGTCCTTGCCTCCTTCATTGCCTTTTCTATTGCTCGTTTTCTCGTCTCCCTCATCCCCTTATTATCATACTCCTCCAGAAACAGTTTCCCTAAATAGGGATCATATCTAAACGTTTTAATCCCTGGATTGGAAATCATAAACGCCTCTAAATGGAACCTCCCATCCGCAATAAAAACCAAATTGAAGTCCGATTCACGCGCTGGAATCTTCGGCGCTGTACAACCAAGTACTTCTCCAGCGGACAGCGGCTTCGACTGCGGAATCATAACCTTAAATCCTTGTTTTTCAAGTTCTGGCTTGGCGGCCCTGATTGCTGACGCGAATTGTATCGTACCTGCAAGTATCAGTTTCCCAGGATCACTATAGTTGACTTTGATAGTGTCAATCAGACGGTTGACGTCAATTTTGATCTCGACGAAGACGTAAAGGCAGGGTATTCTCGTAAAATCAACGGGGACTAAACAACTGTGGCCGTAGTGAATTAAAAGATCGGCGTTTAGAGCAGATGCGGAAAGGTCGTCGACGCAACACGCGCCGTAAGTGACGTCACCAAGGATGAAGCAGTAGGTGACGTCAGCGAAGGACGTGAAGATGTCGGAGAGAATGAGGGAGTACATGAGTAAGCCTTCGGGGAGTTGGAGGGCCACGCGCTTAGCTCGCGTGGAGCGGATGCGCCAGACGCATTTGTGGATTTCGAAGCTGTAGTTATGCGGGAGGAGGGCGATAGCGGAGTTGAGGGACGCGTTGTTGAGGATTGATTCTGGGATTTGGTTTTTAACGAAACGCTTCGGCTTGGGTCTCGTTCTGATCTCGAGTTTCTCTACGGAGTCCATCACCAAATGATATATCAGATAATCTCGAGTTCCTAgagtttaattttgatttctaGGGTTTTTTAAGCCAGGGGTTGGACACTGGTGCTGAGGTCTAATACTCAAAACTAGGGACTTCGTAATGGGTTAATATCATCACgctccataatttttcaaggttttctaaaataaatgaataataatgtCAGGATCAAGATTTGACCCggttaataaatgaatttattcctttaattccttttaacttaaattttacttttgagTCCCTCTATATTGTTGGTCTAAAATTTCAGTATCAATAGTAGAATAAAAGTGAACTATTAGACGAGATCCAACGATTcatagtaattaattaaaattaagtaaaatatcaaaatttattgggtaaaaagaattttaccaattaaagaaaattagattgagatattttactaattaaataaggTAGAGAgcccaaaaaatatttactttttatgtgATACTATTCTAACAAATCATAActcctttaattttctctattcaaatatagacaaaataaattataataatatactgCAATATTATATTTGCATTAGAAATTAGAGGCATAAATTCGTTCACATATGTCAATTCATTGATCATTTTGTTCTAAATGCATTaatagattattttaaatttcttgatacATCACTCATGATTAATTTAGTATTcagtttttaaattacaatatccaaaaataaaatctattaacTATTCATATAGttgacatttaaaaataaacatatgagtaaaaattgaaaaaaaattaagtaaaaaaagaattatatttcaacttataaaattatcttcaccagattattattattatttttttccaatgaacttttaaaaaataattaaacgaataattttcttttaaagattaaaaagataaggaaaTTACTTAAATCTAAGGGTTCACAATAACCCCAATATCAATGctataaaaacatatatacaTCATTAGAGAGAAatccttttaatttaatttggaaaCTAACAATATATAGGAGCAcaaggatatttttataatatataattttaacttttcttttcatcttttatCTAATTCACTACAAATTtaccttttaagttacaaGTTTTATCAACttgaattttacaattataaaaagtaaataaataattttattaaactaatcTTAAATTAGTTAGTAAATCAAAGCTCAAACTTATATTTGGCtcatttatttagttagttcaGTGATTTCgactcatttattaatcaaatcaattttttttttaattcaacatatttattttgaattcaaatgTATTGAATAAAAGAATCATGACCacatttatcatttaaaaaaaaaaagatcaatgctatttgaattctaaataatatggcatatgacatgtcatttaataataaataaagacagTTACcaaattaatgatgaaatgataaatttgatttttttaattaatatattagaaTGCTAAAGTGGTGGGGGTAGTCCTATATAGCTTTTTTTGCTATGTTTGAAGAAGCATTCTAATAGATCATAAGAAAGTTATTATGTCATGAAAAATGTTGTGTCAGAGCATTCAAGAAGAATGACGATAATGAGTATAGAAAGAAAagataccataaaaaattacaatagaCACCTAATAATGAGAGAAAAACTTATGTGGAACAATCTATTATTATGCTATGTGGCAGAATAGTGAATCTAACTCGCTAATTTTTTGATATATGATCTCACCTTAAAATTCATTACTCTAAGTACTAGTAGACTGTCCACCACCTTAATCGAAGTGATGGGATActacacaatttttttctcacaAAAGAAATGTGGTTTATTTTCTCACATTAGTGAGAGGTGAGACTttgtttcttaaaataattttattttatttaggatttaaaaaaataaaataaatgaaagtgaaattatcaaaatctcCCAATGGTATTCattaattacaagaaaaaagagacaattttaaaaaatccatCACAAGCTATGCCTCAAGTCACCGCTCCCATATCTAATAGTATTTAAATGAATGTGGTTGGTAATGAGGATTTCTCGTTGCATTTTTGGTTGCTACAAATAGTGGGCatgctttgttttgttcatTCTGGATTTTTTAGCGGTAgcattttgttattatattttacttttttttttgctgaacAATCAATTTGATGTTGACTATCTATGCTtataattaacataggaaCTGTTCTTGAAAGTTGGGGTTAGGGAATGTGCAAATTCAGGTTTAGATCAATTtaattggggttttgggtaaATTAgtctggaaaaaaaaagtcatccAAACTTAATTTAGACTTATAATCCAATTTGATCCAATCTAAATATAATTGGATCGGATCCGATAAAGAATACAAGTTGAGTTCAGATCAGATTAGGTTAGGATTATATATCGATTAGGTCGAGTTTGGCTTAAAGTTTGATTTGGGTTAATTCAAGTCAAAGGTaattttgagctttttttttgtttattatcaatttttttacaaattattgtgggcaatagattattatttttctgtaattatctcattttagtctgtttttccaattttcaacaaagagaaaaagtaACCTTCATGAAACTCGAAGAGTGTTATCATCACTAGCAACCTCCATGAAACTAACCTTAGTTGTAATAGGTGGAGAAAAACTTGTACCATAATGCCACTAGGAATACTCTTACCATACAAAGGTGGTGTGGAGTATAATGCATAATCTATATCATAACGATCATTTAACAAGTCATTCACTGTTGTGGTCATTTCTTCAATCTTTGAACTATCATTGGCAAAAATGATCTAAAAAATATGTTGAGCAAAGTGTATTTTAGCCCATGGATAAAAAATGGAGGCAACAatcaacattttgtttatttttcccATGGACTcctaatatttatcaaatttatccATCATATTAAAAGCCATAGAAATCATCTAAGGATCTTTACTTGTTTCCAATGCAGTAAATGAACTCTTAATTAAGCTAATGATATCATAACAAAGATTAGAAGTCACGCTCTAAAGGATAAAAAACAACATAGTGGAATTCCACGATTTGTTCGGCACCCTCCTAATCTTCAAGTCCAGGTAAGCCCACcctttgattattattttcttcttcgtGAAAGTATGGGTTATAAGGTTTATCTACTTCTACCGTCCTGCCAAATGTTGCTTGAAACTTCAATGTAGTCATCAACATAAAataggtggaattccacctagTAGTATAAAGGTTAAGAGTAATATAtgttaactttttaattttctcaccTTGAGTTCTATTTgttggttttttttctttttgaaattattgacAATGGACTATAGTATAATCAATTGGATCAAGTCTTATGAGTAATCAATATGAGTTCATATGTTGCCCCTCTTATGCGGGGAATGATAATCAGGACAATTTTCACAATGCATAGTAATCTTTGCTAAGATTATCAGGATAGGCCCGTTGATTTTACTAGTAAGccgacatgaaaatataaattattatttaattttgtacatTTTCTATTCTTCTTTTGTTGCATAGTTTTGGTGTGATGATTTCCAATTATTTGCTTATGCTAATATTGATAACTGTCTTAAGGTAACAAtgttatatgtttttttatgtattcttcagaagaaaaatttagataaaaaaattattgttcaaGCAGATTCTATCCAGTATCCATATGTCTTCTTTTGCCTAAAAAGGAAAGCTGTTCTAGCAATTGGCTAGAGAGTTTATATCTTTGTTTGTCACAATAGATAGAGTAGAAACAATATATTCTTATACAATATATCTTTGTTTTGGGCACCCTTTATTAATTGTGTAATTATATTagcttattcaatattttgttatgGTCATTGAGTCGATATTCCTTAAACTATATGCGGTTTTCAAAAGGTGGGATAGTGGATCTCACAAAAGTTTGGCCTATATTTTGCATATATGTGTATTGGCATTTTTGTAGAGTACATAATGTTTGTCActgtttcataattaatttttttttatcatggaaaatattatttttattattttatgttaagaaaatgattattttgtaCTTTGGGCGATCggaacttttcttttaatttgctttcattttttttttatctgcaTTCAAGGAGATAATTTGTTCCATAGACCTTAATCTTTAGATGGTTGGTGGATATTGTTAGACCAAAAGTTGTAGGTATCTCAAAATACTCCCTGGCCATTGGTGCAAACTTTACTGCAAATTCACAacagttttttctttcttctgcAAGAATTAAATCATTTGATGTGTGTTTAGGCAATAAGCATGTGTCGTAGTGGTAGACATTATTGCGTATCATTGCAACTTATGAgctatatcattttatttctttaagcTGTTTTTGTCGCAGATGAATGtttggttgatttttttttataacaaattaatagtataGGTGGATTTCAATTGcttttttttgtctaattaATCTCTGGCATTGTAATTCCTTTTGGCATCTAGGTCGCTGGGGATCTTGGAAAAATGGCAGCTGTTTAGAGGAACCTTAGCAAGTTTGGTATAAAAGAGTTTGTAAGAAATGTCCATTTATTAAATCCACgttttttctatattttttttatgatgtgataagaaacaacaaaaagaaaggaaatattTATATGGACTAGAAGCCTCCAAAAACATGGAAATGAACCAATTCTGTGGGAGGTTTTGGCTGGTTGGATccttactttatttatttatttattccttaCAACTGTCATAGTTTTGACTTAGAATTTGACGTTGATGCAGCctgagttgagaattttagattgAGTAAATGACTGTTTGTCTTGATTCTTATCTCCATAATACAATGTAGTCTACACAGGTACCATAGTAAGAAATAGATACCTATAACCCTTAAGAGTGAAGCTATCCTTGAGTAATTTAAACCTATGTACCACCAGTATGTAGAAGATAATCTACCATGAGAAGAAGGCTACCTTAAGGGGTAGAGTGAAAGCTCctgattatgaaaaaaaatcaaaagaaaatacacGAAAATgcctatgaaaaaaaaaattagagatcaagatgataaaattagtttgacctactcttttctttgttcaaGGCAAAGGCTGTTgatattgaagattttgggAATGGATTTTGATAGATTtgattcacacacacactatgagaatcaaaagagagatgggattgactattgaattaaagttagaacttcgataatatttgaaattttctttgagctatATGACTTATGCAATCTTTGAggctagttttattttaaattcttttgttcttttttcgctattaaaaaaaattacaatgatgtttgtgggtaTCATCACTAAAGCCCTCACGAGACTATAACTCGTCCACTAGGGCCGCCTACGGGTTTAAAGGCTTGTTGCATACGCTAAATGCAATCTTGACTTCCTACGAAAGTGGACTAGTTTAgatttccttttcattttatttttgttctaggTTTGCTCGAGGATGAGCAAAGGGTAAGTGTGGGGGAAtttgataagtgcatatttttcgtatattttgctattaatttctccatctctttcttgttttggtcttaaaaattctagttattttagttaagttttaattcagtaaattatatttttattgtgttagtttttatcttagttttttattttatttttttattttagatatattatgggattaaagagaaattaaatcggAACATTTAAGAAGAAATCTGCTTGAAGGAATTACGAAAGGAAATAactgaagattttttttaagccaattaattaattgatgcaCATTTGGAAGCATATAGGATTTCATAGAGATTAATAAAGACTTTGGGAACAAGCATGCATAAAATGGAAACTTGTTTAATGTGCATGGATTTACTTGACCAATTTAAAAAGATTGCGTGCATTGgattaaattatggaaatcaaattgaagaaaaaggaaattggCAAAGTGGGCGGCATGTGCATGGCAATTAAAGGAAGCAAATATTTTGCATGGCTTTAAAAGTAATTAGAAATAGTACGAGTAGACATAGGAGCCCTGCATTTATTGTAAATGACCATAGTGAACAAAAACGAGGAAAAAGTAGAATGGTAATTAACtataaaagattaaatgataatactTTAGACAATAGCTAATATTTTAGTTGTTCAGAAGGACATTTCAAGTGGTTAGTTATGCTGTTTGGACTTAAAAACGCCCCACAAGTATTTCAAGCTAGAATGAATAGAATATTAAAACCTTATGCAAAATTTTGTATAGTTTATATAGATgacattttagtttttagtcAGAATAAATTTATGCATATTACCCATTTACATAAAATTCtagattgttttaaaaataataatatagtcatttctaaaaagaaaatagaattgttaaaacaaaaaatagacCTTTTAGGATTAACAATAGACAGAGGAACAATAGAACTACAACCGCATATAGTCagtaaaatattagaatttccaaataaaatagaaGACACAAAAgaattgcaattttttttaggattattaaattatagtaGAAAATTTATACCAAATCTCAGTACATTAATAAGAcccttatataataaattaagtaaaaatggacaaaaatactttaatagtGAAGATATAAAGTTAATTCAAAAACTTAAACGAATAGTTAAAAATCTCAAACCCTTAGCATTACCAATAGACAGTTCCCATCAggaataaatttaagttttaaaagcaAATTTCAGTTATTAGACAGCCAACAATGCATTTTAGATAATTTGTGGTGTGTTAATAACCCACAAGATAAACTAAAAGTAGCCAATGCACTCATGCATTATTTTAGACAAATTAATGAACATATAGACAGTAAACCTTTTGCATTTTTCGTATTAGTTAGAGGTAGACAACTAGGAATTTATAGTCAGTGGAAACAGGTAATTGATTTGATGATCAATTATCCATATGTTAAAGGTTTTTACACATTTCATGAAGCAATAGAATAaggtaaaagctcgtttagtccttatattttgaagttagtgtccgtttagtccctatatttttaaaaatacctcaaaccatccctaccatccttttaacttatttttataatgttgccctattataataattttttagacattattaaaaagaaaaaataaccctattataataatttttttagacattattaaaaagaaaaaaataaattaccagtttaacacaaatatatatatatatatatatatatatatattaatttttgtggaacacactcttgagttaaaatattaatttttctaaaaaaattgataatgtaattttttacgatattaattttttagacatacgtgagctaccacaaaaattaatatatatattttttgtttttattttatttttgagtttaatttgataatttaattttttattaatatccaaaaaagaaacattattgtaaaaatgtaatattgtaaaagcaagttaaaaataataaaaaataatggcataagtgtcaatatttagtagcagGGACGTTTTGagatgtttttaaaaatacagggactaaatggacactaacctcataatatagggactaaacaagcttttacccCAATAGAATATGCTAGACATGAAATAGGACCAAATTATCATGTTAGTCAGTTAATAAATCCTTTAAACAATGCATCAGCATCATCATCTAGACAGTTATATAATCCTTTAGACAgtgcatcatcatcatcatcatcatcatcttccaTACAATTTTGTAATCATTGTGAAGTTATGGCACAGACCGGTGTCATATTACCAGCCTACCgtgtcatttttatttgtgaaGGAGCCAAGAGGTACAAAAGAAGATTTTATCATGACAAGCCCAATTTCTTTGCAAAGGATTTATATCGACTAACTCATGAAATAACAGCCTTCTATGAATGGTTATATACTCATGACAGGATCATCGTACAAGCAGAGCACTACACAATCATAGCCCAAAAGCATCTTGTTCGTGAGGAGTTACTCATTCCTTCActacaaattaaagttgataATCTACATAAACGTGAAGAGTATTTGGAGGCACTAGATGAAATAAATGACACGCCATTATTAGGACATGAATCAGAAGCTATGAGTCATCAGTCTTTGGATGAGGACATAGCTGAAGCAATTGAAGAAATGATGGACTGATAGGGGACACCACTAAAAACAAAGTAGTCAGAGTCAGTGTAAAGATAAAATAGACAAAGTCACGTGGTTTTACAAATAACCTTTACTTGCTACTCAATAAAGGAAAAACTGTAAAaacaccttttttattttgtcttttcttaCCGACAATGAGTCATCACTTAAAATAGTAGCCAGTTACTGTTTATAGATAGTGAGTCACTATAAAGGTACTAGTTAGCCAGTttgtactttttaaattaatcattggCTTTTCGCCACATGTAAAGAGTCATTTTctacttttgtcttttgtaatCAATGTCAATAATGGTCCAAAGTCTTAACCAGAGTCTTGCGTTTAAAGAGTCTTAAGTCAATGTAAAGAGCATACATGTGAAAAATAGTGTATGCACGAACAAGCAAGCACTCAACTTGTactcaaaatcaatatcaataaaattttcttttcataaacACTTTGCAATTTCTTTAGACAGCAACTAGCAAGCAAGCAAGTAAGtagttttactttttattttatttagcttTCAGGTTTAGAAGTCTCGCCAAGTTAAcaaaagtataaattatatttaaagcaTTAACAAAAGGCAGTCCTTGTTATCATTCAGAAGCAATGAGTTTTTAGAGGGAAagtttttaacaaaaataataagaacttaataaaaattcctGCTGATTTTCTGAAAGCTTCTTTTTAAACACGATCTCCATTGGCTTGTTTAGCCGTTGATGTGTTGAAAAGACGTTTTAGGGCATTGATAAGGAGTTGAAGGTGTTTTGAACTTGAAAGGCCAGTTTTTGGCAAAGCAGCT contains:
- the LOC102622644 gene encoding uncharacterized protein LOC102622644 translates to MDSVEKLEIRTRPKPKRFVKNQIPESILNNASLNSAIALLPHNYSFEIHKCVWRIRSTRAKRVALQLPEGLLMYSLILSDIFTSFADVTYCFILGDVTYGACCVDDLSASALNADLLIHYGHSCLVPVDFTRIPCLYVFVEIKIDVNRLIDTIKVNYSDPGKLILAGTIQFASAIRAAKPELEKQGFKVMIPQSKPLSAGEVLGCTAPKIPARESDFNLVFIADGRFHLEAFMISNPGIKTFRYDPYLGKLFLEEYDNKGMRETRKRAIEKAMKEARTWGIVLGTLGRQGNPRILERLQKRMEKKGFDYVVIMMSEISPARVALFEDSVDAWIQIACPRLSIDWGDAFTKPLLTPFEAEIALGVIPGWWERDKEREREREREESKSCGGCGNEDKNCDGDGDYPMDYYAQDGGEWNSSYVKKKLMFRPSAAISASHEM